Within the Pseudomonas fulva genome, the region GATGCTGTGGTGTGCATTGCCGCCGCCCTGCGCCGCGGCGTGCTCGACGAGCAGGAAGCACGTCGCTACGAGCGCGAGGCGGCCAACCTGCCCGCGCCCTGGGTGCTGTCCGGCCTTGGCCAGTTGCACGAAGCGGCGCAAGAGGCCGACCGGCTGATCTGCTTTGGAGGCGACTGAAATGAGCCAATCCCTGCTGGTCATCAGCCGCCAGGCGCCCTGGAACGGCCCAGGCGCCCGCGAAGCGCTGGATATCGCCCTGGCCGGCGGCGCCTTCGACCTGCCCATCGGCCTGCTGTTTCTCGACGATGGCGTGTTGCAGCTGGCGGTCGGGCAAGCGCCTCAGGCCGTGCAGCAGAAGGACCTGACCGCCAACCTGCAGGCCCTGCCGATGTTCGGCGTGGAAGCGCTATACGCCTGCGCCCAAAGCCTGGCGCAGCGCGGTCTGAGCGACACCGCGCTGGCCGTCGAGCGCCTGGACAGCGACGGCCTGCGCGCCCTTATCGACCGCTACGACCAGGTGATCACCCTGTGATGAAGACCCTGCACGTACTTTCCAGCTCCCCGTTCAGCGATGACCGCCTGAGCAGTTGCCTGCGCCTGCTGGGCCATGGCGACGGCCTGCTGCTGTGCGGCGACGCCACCTACGCTGCCCAGCCTGGCACCAGCCACGCCGAAGCGCTGGCAGCGCTGCAGGGCGTCGCACTGTACGCCCTGGACGAAGACATCCAGGCCCGCGGGCTCAAGCTTGCGGCAAACTTCCAACAGGTCGACTACCTGGGCTTCGTCGCCCTCGCCTGCCAGTTCAACAAGGTGAACACCTGGTTATGAGCACCCTGATCGTCAACGCGCGCCCCATCGAGCTGGACAAGGATGGCTACCTGCTCGATCTGCAGGATTGGTCCGCCGAGGCTGCTGTGGCCCTGGCCGAGCGCGAAGCCCTTGAGCTGAGCGCCGAACACTGGGAGATCCTCGAGCTGCTGCGCACTTTCTACGCCGAGTTCCAGCTGTCGCCGGCCAACCGCCCGCTGATCAAGTACGTGGCCCTCAAGCTGGGGCCGGACAAGGGCAACAGCCTGCACCTCAACCGCCTGTTCAATGGCGCTCCCGCCAAACTCGCCGCCAAGCTGGCGGGCCTGCCCAAGCCGACCAATTGCCTATGAACCTGATCACCCCCGCAGAACATCCGTTCGCCGCCTTCGTGCGCATTCTCGGCAAGGGCAAGCGCGGCGCGCGCAACCTGACCCGCGAGGAGGCCCGCGAAGCCATGGGCATGATTCTCGACGAGCAGGTCGAGGATGCCCAGCTCGGCGCCTTTCTGATGCTGTTGCGCCACAAGGAAGAAAGCGCCGAGGAAATGGCCGGCTTCACCGAAGCGGTTCGCGCGCGGCTGGCAGCGCCATCTATCACGGTCGATTTCGACTGGCCGACCTACGCCGGCAAGAAGCGCCACCTGCCCTGGTTCCTGCTCGCCGCCAAGGCGCTGGCAAACAGTGGCCTGCGCATCTTCATGCACGGCGGCGGCGCGCATACCGCCGGGCGCCTGTACAGCGAGCAGCTGCTCGGCGAGCTGGATATCCCGCTGTGTCGCAGCTGGGCTGAGGTTTCGCAGAACCTCGATACCGGCAACCTGGCCTTTATGCCCCTGGGCGACTGGATGCCCGCCCTGCAACGCATGATCGACCTGCGCAACGTGCTGGGCCTGCGCTCGCCGATCCATTCCCTGGCGCGCATTCTCAACCCCCTGGCGGCAGGTTGTGGCCTGCAGAGCATCTTCCACCCGGGTTACCAGGCGGTGCACCGCGAGGCCAGCCAGCTGCTTGGTGACCACGCCATCGTGGTCAAGGGTGACGGCGGCGAGATCGAACTCAACCCGGATGCCATCTGCCACCTGTACGGCACCGAACACGGCGCGAACTGGGACGAGGACTGGCCGATGCTGTCCGAGCGTCGCCACGTCAAGCCCGAGCGGCTCGACCCGGCTCAGCTGCAAGCCGTATGGCGCGGCGAAGCCGAGGATGCCTATGGCCAACTGGCGATCATCGCCACCATGGCGCTGGCCCTGCGTGGCCTGGGGCTGCAACGCGACGCGGCCTTCGCCGAGGCGCAAAAGCGTTGGCAAGCCCGTCACCTATCGAGCCAGCCGATTCGTTGAACCCGGTTTTTACGTCTTCTGTCGATAGCTGACTGGGTAGACTCCAGGCATCAGATGACGGAGGAGAACGATATGGGCTTGCTGATCGAAGGCCAATGGCACGACCAATGGTACGACACCGGCGCGGGCGGGCGCTTCAAGCGCGAGAACGCCCAGCGGCGCAATTGGATCACCGCCGACGGCTCGGCCGGGCCCTCCGGCGAAAGCGGCTTCGCCGCCGAAGCCGGGCGCTATCACCTCTACGTATCGCTGGCCTGCCCCTGGGCGCACCGCACCCTGATCCTGCGCACGCTCAAGGGCCTCGAGCCGTTGATCGACGTCTCGGTGGTCAGTTGGCTGATGCGCGAGAACGGCTGGACCTTCGACACCGAGCACGGCTCCAGCGGCGACGCCCTGGACGGCTTCGATTTCCTGCATCAGCGCTATACCAGGGACGACCCGGACTATACCGGCCGGGTCACCGTGCCGCTGCTGTGGGACAAGAGCCAGCAGCGCATCGTCAGCAACGAGTCGGCAGAAATCATCCGCATGTTCAACTCGGCGTTCGACGGCATCACCGGCAACCGCCTGGACTTCTACCCCGAGCCCCTGCGCGGCGAAATCGATGCGCTCAATGCACGCATCTACCCGGCAGTGAACAACGGCGTCTACCGCGCCGGTTTTGCCACCACCCAGGCGGCCTACGAAGAAGCGTTCGATGAGCTGTTCGCGGAGCTGTCGGTGCTGGAAACCCGCCTGGGGCAATCGCGCTACCTGACTGGCGAGTACCTGACCGAAGCGGACTGGCGACTGTTCACCACCCTGGTGCGCTTCGACGCCGTGTACCACGGCCACTTCAAGTGCAACCTGCGGCGCATCGCCGATTACCCGAACCTCAGTAACTGGCTGCGCGAGCTCTACCAGTGGCCGGGCGTGGCGGCGACCGTGGACATGTGGCACATCCAGCACCACTACTACGCCAGCCACCAGACCATCAACCCGACCGGCATCGTGCCCAAGGGCCCGGCGCTGGATTTCGACGCCCCCCACGACCGTGAGCGCCTGCCGGGCAAAGGTGTGTACAGTCAGGCTTAACCACGACCTGTAGCCTGGGTCGAGCAGAGCGGCAACCGGGTTCTTTCTCGCGAATCACTGATGATCCCCGGGTTACGCCTGCGGCTAACCCGGGCTACGGCTCACTGTGACGCCTCGCCTTCCTCGAGCTGCTGCACATCCCAACCGCCGCCCAGGGCGGCGATCAGTTGCACGCTGGCGGTCAGGCGACTGCCCAGCAGCGTCAGGGCGCTGCGCTCGTTGCTCAGGGCGGTGGCCTGCACGTTGACCACGCTGTTGTAGTCCACTGTGCCGGCGCGGTACTGGTTCTCGATCAGGCGCAGCGATTCGCGTGCCGCGTCCAGTGCCTGGGCCTGCACCTCGGCTTCGCGGCCCAGCACACGCTGCTGCACCAGGTAATCCTCGACCTCGCGGAAGCTGTCCAGCACCGCCTGGCGGTACTGCGCCACGGTCTGGTCATAGGCCGCCTCGGCTCGCTCGCTTTCGGCACTGCGCCGGCCGCCATCAAACAGGGTCAGGGCCAGTTGCGGGCCCACCGACCAGAAGCGATTGGGCAGGTTGACCCAGTCGGCGAAGCTGCTGCCGCGATAGCCGCCCGTGGCGGACAGGGTCAGGTCAGGAAACCAGGCGGCCTTGGCCACGCCGATCTCGGCGTTGGCGGCGATCACCCGGCGCTCGGCCGCCGCCACGTCGGGGCGACGCTCAAGCAGCGCTGACGGCACGCTGGCTGGCACTTCCGGCAGCGTCGGCAGGCTTTCACGGCGGGCGATAGTGACCTCGCTCGGCGGCACACCGATCAGCACGGCGATGGCATGTTCGAGTTGGGCACGCTGCCATTGCAGGTCGATGGCCTGGGCTTCGGTGCTGCGCAGCTGGGTCAGCGCCTGGGCGACGTCGGAGCGCGGCACGATACCGGCGCGGTACTGGTTCTCGGTCAGGCGCAGGGAACGCTGATAGGCGGCTACCGTGGCGTCGAGCAAGCGCTGCTGCTCGTCCAGCACGCGCAATTGCAGGTAGCTCTGCACCAGCTCGGACTGCAGGCTCAGGCGCACCGCGGCGAGGTCGGCGGCGCTGGCTTCGAAAGCCGCGCGATTGGATTCCAGGCCACGGCGCAGCTTGCCCCACACATCCAGCTCCCAGCTGGCATTGAGGCTCAGGTCGTAACTCTTGGAGATGCTCGACGAGTTGCCACCGCCAATGGCGATGCCATCGGCGGTGCGCAGGGTACTGTCGCCACCGCCCTGCCCGGCCCGGGTCATGCCGGCGCTGGTCGACAGGGTCGGGAAGAACGCCGCACGGCCGCTGCGTAGCAGCGCACGGGCCTGGCGGTACTGGGCTTCGGAGGCGGCCAGGTTCTGGTTGGAAACGTTGAGGCGGCCGACCAGGGCATTCAGCTCGCCGTCGCCGTACAGTTCCCACCAGGCACCCCGTGCCAGGGCGTCGGCCGGCACGGCGGCCTTCCAGCCATCGGCCTGCTTGAAGGCCGCCGGTGTGCTGATCTCCGGGCGCTGGTAATCGGGGCCGATGGCACAGCCAGCCAGGGCAACGCTGAGCGCCAGCAGACAGAGGGTTCGACGGGAAGCAAAAGTCATAGGGGCGTTTCCAGAGCGGCATCGGTGCGCACGCCACGCCAGCGGTTGACCCGGTGGCGCAGGCGGTCGAGATAGAGGTAGACCACAGGCGTGGTGTAAAGCGTGAGGATCTGGCTGAGTATCAGGCCACCGACGATGGTGATGCCCAGCGGCTGGCGCATTTCCGAGCCTTCGGCGCTGCCGAGCATCAGCGGCAAGGCGCCGAGCAGCGCCGCCAGGGTGGTCATCATGATCGGCCGGAAGCGCAGCAGGCAGGCACGGCGGATCGATTCGGCCGGGCTCAGGTGCTCGTGACGCTCGAGCTGCAGGGCCAGGTCGATCATCAGAATGGCGTTCTTCTTCACCACGCCGATCAGCAGGAACAGCCCCAGCAGCGAGATCAGGCTGAACTCGGTGTTGAGCAGCTGCAGCGCCAGGAGCGCACCGACACCCGCCGAGGGCAGCGTGGAGAGGATGGTCAGTGGGTGCACGTAGCTCTCGTAGAGCACGCCGAGCACGATGTACACCACCACCAGCGACATCAGGATCATCCACGGCTGGTTGTCCTGGGTCTTCTGGAACGCCGCGCCGGTGCCGCCCAGGGTGCCCTGCACCTCGGTGGGCAGCGCGATGCGCGCCACGGCCCGGTCGATGGCGCGGGTCGCCTGATCGAGGCTGACGCCTTCGGCCAGGGAAAAGCCGATGTTCTCCACGGCGAACTGGCCCTGGTGGCTGATGCGGTCATCTTCCAGGCTGTTTTCCCAGTGGGCGATGGCCGACAGCGGCACCCGCGCGCCGTCCGCGGTGATCAGCTGGATCTGCCTCAGGGCTTCGGGGCTCTGGGCGTAGCGCGGGTTGATTTCCATCACCACGCTGTACTGGTTGAGGCTGTCGTAGATGGTGGAGATCTGCCGCTGGCTGAAGGCGTTGTTGAGCACACCGGTCACCAGGCTCATGTCCACGCCCAGACGCTTGGCCTCGTCGCGGTCGACCACCAGGCGGATCTGCGGCGCGCCGCCGTCTTCGGTGGCGTCGATGTCGGTCAGCTCGGGCAACGCGCGCAGCGCTTCGCGCACCTTGGGCAGCCATTCGCGCAGGGCGTCCAGATCACCGGACATCAGCATGTATTCGTTTTCCGAGCTGCGCCCCTGGCGGCCGCCGACCTGCAGGTCCTGGTCGGGCATCAGGAACATCCGCCCACCGGGAATCTTCGGCACCTCCTTGCGCAGACGGTCGATCACTTGCTGGGCCGACAGATCACGTTCGGCGATCGGTTTGAGGCGCACGATGATGATCGCGTTGTTGATGCCACTGCTGCCGCCGATGAAGCCCGCCACGCTTTCCACCGCCGGGTCGGCGAGGATCGCCCGGCGGTAGGCTTCCATCTTCGGCTGCATGACCTGGAACGACAGGCCGTTGTCGCCGCGAATGAAGCCCATCAGCTGGCCGGTGTCCTGCTGGGGCATGAAGGTCTTGGGCACGCTGACGAACAGGAACACGTTGAGGGCGATGGTGGCGAACAGGCTGATCAGCATCAGCAGCGAGTGACGCAGCGCCCAGTCCAGGCTGCGTTCGTAGCCGCGCACGATGCCCGCGCCGATACGCTCCAGCCGCCCCGGCTCGCGGGCTTCCTCTTTGGGCTCGGGCTTGAGCCAGCGGGCGCAGAGCATCGGCGTCAGCGTCAGCGATACCAGCAGGGAAATGACGATGGCCACCGCCAGGGTGATGGAGAATTCGCGGAACAGGCGTTCCACCAGCCCGCCCATGAACAGGATGGACAGGAACACCGCCACCAGCGAGACGTTCATCGACAGCAGCGTGAACCCCACTTCGCGGGCGCCCTTGAAGGCAGCGGCCATCGGCGTCTCGCCCGCCTCGATATGCCGGGAAATGTTCTCCAGCACGACGATGGCATCGTCCACCACCAGCCCGGTGGCGATGATCAGCGCCATCAGCGACAGGTTGTTCAGCGAAAAGCCCAACAGGTACATGGCGGCGAACGAGCCGACCAGCGACACCGGCACCGCCAGGGCGGGAATCAGCGCCGCGCGCCAGCGGCGCAGGAAGGCGAACACCACCAGAATCACCAGCACCACGGCGATCAGCAGTGTGTGTTCGGCCTCCTTGAGGGTGGCGCGGATCACTGGCGAGCGGTCCATGGCCACTTCCAGATTGGCGCTGGCCGGAATCACGCTGCGCAGCTCCGGCAGCAAGGCGCGGATACCGGCCACGGTCTCGATGATGTTCGCCCCGCTCTGCCGGTTCACCACCACCAGCACGGCCTGCTTGTCGTTGTAGAAGCCGCTGTTGTAGCGGTCCTGCACACCGTCGCTGACCTGGGCGACATCGCCCAGGCGGATTGCCGCGCCGTCCTGGTAGCGGATGATCATCGGCACGTAATCGGCGGCCCGCTCCAGCTGGTCGCTAGCCTGCACCTGCCAGTGGCGCTCGGCGTCCTCCACCGCCCCCTTGGGGCGCTTGGCGTTGGCGGCGGCGATGGTCGCACGCACGTCGTCCAGGGCCACGCCATACTGGTCGAGCAGGCGCGGCTCCAGGGCCACGCGCACGGCCGGCAGCGAACTGCCGCCGATCTGCACCTCACCGACGCCGGTGACCTGGGACAGCTTCTGGCCGACGATGGTCGAGGCCACGTCGTACAGCTGGCCCTTGTCGAGCACACTGGAGGTCAGCGACAGCACCATGATCGGCGCCTGGGATGGGTTGATCTTGCGGTACGTGGGCATGCTGCGCATGCCGCTGGGCAGCAGCTCGCGGGAGGCATTGATGGCCGCCTGCACCTCGCGGGCCGCGGCGTTGATGTCACGGTCCAGATCGAACTCGATCATGATCCGCGTGTTGCCCTGGCTGCTGTTGCTGTTCATCTGGCTGACGCCGGCGATGGCGCCCAGGGAACGCTCCAGCGGCGTGGCCACGGTAGCGGCCATCACCTGGGGGCTGGCACCGGGCAGGCTGGCCTGTACGGTGATCACCGGGAAATCCATGTTCGGCAGCGGCGCCACCGGCAGCAGGCCGAAGCTGACGCCGCCGAGCAGCATGATCGCCAGGCTCAGCAGCAGCGTGGCCACCGGGCGGCGGATAAAGGGTGCCGAAAGATTCATGCGCTCGGCACACCCGCCGCACTGCGGCCGCTGAAGCGCCGCGCCAGGCGGTCGAAGTACAGGTAGATCACCGGGGTGGTGAACAGGGTGAGGATCTGGCTGAGCAGCAGCCCGCCGACCATCACCAGGCCCAGGGGCTGGCGCAGCTCGGCGCCGGAGCCTGAGGCGAGCATCAGTGGGATGGCGCCGAACAGCGCCGCCAGAGTGGTCATCAGGATCGGCCGGAAGCGCAGCAGCGCCGCCTGGTAGATCGCGTCATGGGGCGTCATGCCCTGGTGGCGCTCGGCGTCGAGGGCGAAGTCGATCATCATGATGGCGTTCTTCTTGACGATGCCGATCAGCAGGATGATGCCGATGATCGCGATCAGCCCCAGGTCGTTGCCGGTCAGCAACAGCGCCAGCAAGGCGCCGACACCCGCCGACGGCAAGGTCGAGAGGATGGTGATCGGGTGGATGTAACTCTCGTAGAGCACGCCGAGCACGATGTACATGGTCACGACGGCGGCGAGGATCAGCAGCAGGGTCGAGGACAGCGAGGCGCGGAAGGCCTCGGCGGCGCCCTGGAAATTGATCTGCACGCTGACCGGCATGTCGATTTCCTGCTGCACCCGTTCGATCACCGCCACGGCGTCACCCAGGGCCACGCCGGGGCTGAGGTTGAACGACAGCGTGGCCGCCGGGAACTGGCCGATATGGTTGATCAGCAGGCTCGCCGCGCGCTCCTCGACCTGGGCCAGGGACGACAGCGGCACCTGGTCACCGTCGGCGGTGGCCACGTGGATCTGGCGCAGCGCGGCTGGGCCGATGCTGCCGCCATTGGCGCTCTCCAGCACCACGCGGTACTGGCTGGCCTGGGTGTAGATGGTGGAGATCTGCCGCTGGCCGAAGGCGTCGTACAGCGCATCGTCGATATTGGCGACGCTCACCCCCAGGCGCCCGGCCATGTCGCGGTCGATGTTCAGGTACACCTGCAGGCCGCGGCTCTGCAGATCGCTGGTCACGTCGCTGAGTTCGGGCTGCTGACGCAGCGCCTCGACCAGCTTGGCCGACCAGGTTTCCAGCAGGGCCGGGTCCGGCGACTCCAGGCTGAACTGGAACTGGGTACGGCTGACCCGGTCCTCGATGGAGAGGTCCTGCACCGGCTGCATGAACAGTTCGATACCGGCGAGCTTGCCCAGCTCCGGGCGCAACCGCTCGATCACCTGGGCGGCGCTGACGTCACGCTCGGCATGGGGCTTGAGGTTGATCAGCATGCGCCCGCTGTTTAGGGTCGGGTTGTCGCCGTCGACGCCAATGTAGGACGACAGGCTGGCCACCGCCGGATCCCTGAGGATCACGTCGGCCAGGCGCTGCTGGCGCTCGCTCATGGCGCTGAAGGAAATCGACTGCGGCGCCTCGGAAATGCCCTGGATCACCCCGGTGTCCTGCACCGGAAAGAAGCCCTTGGGCACCGCCAGGTACAGCACCACGGTCAGGGCCATGGTACCGATGGCCACCAGCAGGGTCAGTGGCTGATGGCGCAGCACCCAGCGCAGGCCCACCGCATAGCGCTCGATCATGCCGTCGATAAAGGCGCCGGCGCTGCGGTAGAAACGCCCCTGCTCGGCTTCCGGCTCGTGCCTGAGCAGGCGCGCGCACATCATCGGCGTGAGGGTCAGGGAGATCACCAGGGAAATCAGGATGGCCACCGCCAGGGTGATGGCGAACTCGCGGAACAGCCGCCCGACCACATCGGCCATGAACAGCAGCGGGATCAGCACGGCGATCAGCGACAGGGTCAGCGACACCAGGGTGAAGCCGATCTGCCTGGCGCCCTTGAGCGCGGCGTTGAGCGGCGTCTCGCCGTCTTCCAGGTGGCGGGCGATGTTCTCCAGCATGACGATGGCATCGTCGACCACGAAGCCGGTGGCGATGGTCAGTGCCATCAGCGTCAGGTTGTTGACCGTGAAGCCGGCCAGGTACATGACGCCAAAGGTGCCGATCAGCGACAGCGGCACCACCACCGACGGGATCAGGGTGGCCGACACCTTGCGCAGGAACAGGAAGGTCACCATCACCACCAGGGCGATGGCCAGCATCAGCTCGTGCTGCACGTCGCGCACCGCCGCGCGGATGGTCTGGGTGCGGTCGGTGAGCACCGTCACCTCGACGCTGGCCGGCAGGCCCTGGGTCAGGTTGGGCAGCAGGGCCTGGATGCGGTCGACCACGTCGATCACGTTGGCGCCCGGTTGGCGCTGCACGTTGACCAGCACCGCGCTGTTCTGGTTGGCCCAGGCGGCCAGGCGCTGGTTCTCGGCACCGTCGACGATGTCCGCCACGTCGCGCAGGCGCAGGGCCGCGCCATTGGCATAGGTGAGGATCAGGTCGCGGTATTCGTCGGCCGAACGCAGCTGGTCGTTGGCGTCGAGCTGGGCCACCCGCGTCGGGCCGTCGAAATTGCCCTTGGGCTGGTTGACGTTGCTGGCGTTGATCAGCGTGCGCACGTCGGCGAGGTTCAGGCCGTAGGCCGCCAGGGCCTCGGGGTTGACGCGGATGCGCACCGCCGGGCGCTGGCCGCCGGCCAGGGATACCAGGCCGACCCCGGTGGTCTGCGCCAGCTTCTGGGCCAGGCGGGTGTCGACCAGGTCATTAACCTGGGGCAGCGGCAATTCCCTGGAGGTCACCGCCAGGGTCAGCACCGGGGTGTCCGCCGGGTTGACCTTGCTGTACACCGGCGGTGCCGGCAGGTCGTTGGGCAACAGGTTGGTGGCGCCATTGATGGCGGCCTGCACCTCCTGCTCGGCGACATCCAGCTGCACCTCGAGGCTGAAGCGCAAGGTGATCACCGAGGCGCCACCGGAGCTGGTCGACGACATCTGCTGCAGGCCGGCCATCTGCCCGAACTGGCGCTCCAGCGGCGCGGTCACCGCGCTGGTCATCACGTCGGGGCTGGCGCCCGGATAGAGGGTCATCACCCGGATGGTCGGGTAATCCACCTCGGGCAGCGCCGACACCGGCAACAACCGGTAGGCGATCACGCCACTGAGGAAGATCGCCAGCATGATCAGCGTGGTGGCGACCGGTCGCAGGATGAACAGGCGCGAGACGTTCATGAAGCGCTACGCACCCGCGGGGCGGCTTCCCCGGTAGCGGGCGGCTCGCTGGTGCCCTCGCCGATCACTTCCACCTTGTTGCCTTCGCGCAGGCGGTCGGTGCCTTCGACCACGACCCGCTCGTCCGCCGCGACACCCTCCTCGATCACCGTGAACTCGCCATCACTGGGGCCGACCTTGATCTGGCGTACCTGAACCTTGTCTTCGCCATCGATCACGTAGGCGAAGGTGCCGCTGGCGCCGAATTGCACGGCGGCCACCGGCACCACCAGGGC harbors:
- the tusC gene encoding sulfurtransferase complex subunit TusC, whose product is MSQSLLVISRQAPWNGPGAREALDIALAGGAFDLPIGLLFLDDGVLQLAVGQAPQAVQQKDLTANLQALPMFGVEALYACAQSLAQRGLSDTALAVERLDSDGLRALIDRYDQVITL
- the tusB gene encoding sulfurtransferase complex subunit TusB, whose product is MKTLHVLSSSPFSDDRLSSCLRLLGHGDGLLLCGDATYAAQPGTSHAEALAALQGVALYALDEDIQARGLKLAANFQQVDYLGFVALACQFNKVNTWL
- a CDS encoding TusE/DsrC/DsvC family sulfur relay protein, with amino-acid sequence MSTLIVNARPIELDKDGYLLDLQDWSAEAAVALAEREALELSAEHWEILELLRTFYAEFQLSPANRPLIKYVALKLGPDKGNSLHLNRLFNGAPAKLAAKLAGLPKPTNCL
- a CDS encoding glycosyl transferase family protein is translated as MNLITPAEHPFAAFVRILGKGKRGARNLTREEAREAMGMILDEQVEDAQLGAFLMLLRHKEESAEEMAGFTEAVRARLAAPSITVDFDWPTYAGKKRHLPWFLLAAKALANSGLRIFMHGGGAHTAGRLYSEQLLGELDIPLCRSWAEVSQNLDTGNLAFMPLGDWMPALQRMIDLRNVLGLRSPIHSLARILNPLAAGCGLQSIFHPGYQAVHREASQLLGDHAIVVKGDGGEIELNPDAICHLYGTEHGANWDEDWPMLSERRHVKPERLDPAQLQAVWRGEAEDAYGQLAIIATMALALRGLGLQRDAAFAEAQKRWQARHLSSQPIR
- a CDS encoding glutathione S-transferase family protein; translation: MGLLIEGQWHDQWYDTGAGGRFKRENAQRRNWITADGSAGPSGESGFAAEAGRYHLYVSLACPWAHRTLILRTLKGLEPLIDVSVVSWLMRENGWTFDTEHGSSGDALDGFDFLHQRYTRDDPDYTGRVTVPLLWDKSQQRIVSNESAEIIRMFNSAFDGITGNRLDFYPEPLRGEIDALNARIYPAVNNGVYRAGFATTQAAYEEAFDELFAELSVLETRLGQSRYLTGEYLTEADWRLFTTLVRFDAVYHGHFKCNLRRIADYPNLSNWLRELYQWPGVAATVDMWHIQHHYYASHQTINPTGIVPKGPALDFDAPHDRERLPGKGVYSQA
- a CDS encoding efflux transporter outer membrane subunit, whose translation is MTFASRRTLCLLALSVALAGCAIGPDYQRPEISTPAAFKQADGWKAAVPADALARGAWWELYGDGELNALVGRLNVSNQNLAASEAQYRQARALLRSGRAAFFPTLSTSAGMTRAGQGGGDSTLRTADGIAIGGGNSSSISKSYDLSLNASWELDVWGKLRRGLESNRAAFEASAADLAAVRLSLQSELVQSYLQLRVLDEQQRLLDATVAAYQRSLRLTENQYRAGIVPRSDVAQALTQLRSTEAQAIDLQWQRAQLEHAIAVLIGVPPSEVTIARRESLPTLPEVPASVPSALLERRPDVAAAERRVIAANAEIGVAKAAWFPDLTLSATGGYRGSSFADWVNLPNRFWSVGPQLALTLFDGGRRSAESERAEAAYDQTVAQYRQAVLDSFREVEDYLVQQRVLGREAEVQAQALDAARESLRLIENQYRAGTVDYNSVVNVQATALSNERSALTLLGSRLTASVQLIAALGGGWDVQQLEEGEASQ
- a CDS encoding efflux RND transporter permease subunit, whose product is MNLSAPFIRRPVATLLLSLAIMLLGGVSFGLLPVAPLPNMDFPVITVQASLPGASPQVMAATVATPLERSLGAIAGVSQMNSNSSQGNTRIMIEFDLDRDINAAAREVQAAINASRELLPSGMRSMPTYRKINPSQAPIMVLSLTSSVLDKGQLYDVASTIVGQKLSQVTGVGEVQIGGSSLPAVRVALEPRLLDQYGVALDDVRATIAAANAKRPKGAVEDAERHWQVQASDQLERAADYVPMIIRYQDGAAIRLGDVAQVSDGVQDRYNSGFYNDKQAVLVVVNRQSGANIIETVAGIRALLPELRSVIPASANLEVAMDRSPVIRATLKEAEHTLLIAVVLVILVVFAFLRRWRAALIPALAVPVSLVGSFAAMYLLGFSLNNLSLMALIIATGLVVDDAIVVLENISRHIEAGETPMAAAFKGAREVGFTLLSMNVSLVAVFLSILFMGGLVERLFREFSITLAVAIVISLLVSLTLTPMLCARWLKPEPKEEAREPGRLERIGAGIVRGYERSLDWALRHSLLMLISLFATIALNVFLFVSVPKTFMPQQDTGQLMGFIRGDNGLSFQVMQPKMEAYRRAILADPAVESVAGFIGGSSGINNAIIIVRLKPIAERDLSAQQVIDRLRKEVPKIPGGRMFLMPDQDLQVGGRQGRSSENEYMLMSGDLDALREWLPKVREALRALPELTDIDATEDGGAPQIRLVVDRDEAKRLGVDMSLVTGVLNNAFSQRQISTIYDSLNQYSVVMEINPRYAQSPEALRQIQLITADGARVPLSAIAHWENSLEDDRISHQGQFAVENIGFSLAEGVSLDQATRAIDRAVARIALPTEVQGTLGGTGAAFQKTQDNQPWMILMSLVVVYIVLGVLYESYVHPLTILSTLPSAGVGALLALQLLNTEFSLISLLGLFLLIGVVKKNAILMIDLALQLERHEHLSPAESIRRACLLRFRPIMMTTLAALLGALPLMLGSAEGSEMRQPLGITIVGGLILSQILTLYTTPVVYLYLDRLRHRVNRWRGVRTDAALETPL
- a CDS encoding MdtB/MuxB family multidrug efflux RND transporter permease subunit, whose protein sequence is MNVSRLFILRPVATTLIMLAIFLSGVIAYRLLPVSALPEVDYPTIRVMTLYPGASPDVMTSAVTAPLERQFGQMAGLQQMSSTSSGGASVITLRFSLEVQLDVAEQEVQAAINGATNLLPNDLPAPPVYSKVNPADTPVLTLAVTSRELPLPQVNDLVDTRLAQKLAQTTGVGLVSLAGGQRPAVRIRVNPEALAAYGLNLADVRTLINASNVNQPKGNFDGPTRVAQLDANDQLRSADEYRDLILTYANGAALRLRDVADIVDGAENQRLAAWANQNSAVLVNVQRQPGANVIDVVDRIQALLPNLTQGLPASVEVTVLTDRTQTIRAAVRDVQHELMLAIALVVMVTFLFLRKVSATLIPSVVVPLSLIGTFGVMYLAGFTVNNLTLMALTIATGFVVDDAIVMLENIARHLEDGETPLNAALKGARQIGFTLVSLTLSLIAVLIPLLFMADVVGRLFREFAITLAVAILISLVISLTLTPMMCARLLRHEPEAEQGRFYRSAGAFIDGMIERYAVGLRWVLRHQPLTLLVAIGTMALTVVLYLAVPKGFFPVQDTGVIQGISEAPQSISFSAMSERQQRLADVILRDPAVASLSSYIGVDGDNPTLNSGRMLINLKPHAERDVSAAQVIERLRPELGKLAGIELFMQPVQDLSIEDRVSRTQFQFSLESPDPALLETWSAKLVEALRQQPELSDVTSDLQSRGLQVYLNIDRDMAGRLGVSVANIDDALYDAFGQRQISTIYTQASQYRVVLESANGGSIGPAALRQIHVATADGDQVPLSSLAQVEERAASLLINHIGQFPAATLSFNLSPGVALGDAVAVIERVQQEIDMPVSVQINFQGAAEAFRASLSSTLLLILAAVVTMYIVLGVLYESYIHPITILSTLPSAGVGALLALLLTGNDLGLIAIIGIILLIGIVKKNAIMMIDFALDAERHQGMTPHDAIYQAALLRFRPILMTTLAALFGAIPLMLASGSGAELRQPLGLVMVGGLLLSQILTLFTTPVIYLYFDRLARRFSGRSAAGVPSA